In Gimesia panareensis, the genomic window GGAAATCGTCAACGGGCTGAACTGCCATCGGATCCGCATCGAAACCTGGGTGAAAGGGCAGAAGCGGCATGATTATAGTCGGCTGTGGCTGGCCCCCGAACGCAACTGGATCCCGATTCGCGAGGAAGGCTATGCTCTCGGCTACAGTGAGACGATCCCGTTGCAGATCAGCGAGGTCACCGACTGGCATCAGCTTGCGGATGGAATCTGGTTCCCGCACAAAATCCGGGAGGTCATCCACGATGAACAATCTGCTGCAAACGGGAAAACAGTTGTTTCTAATCAGAGTGAAACGACTCTGACAGAGATTTCATTCAGTCCGAATTACGACCTTAAATATTTTCAGGACACCAAAATACCTGCGGAGCACAAGTTGCAGCAGGATGAGTCAGAGTAGTTCCCCTGGCTCATCCCCTTCACAGATTGCAACAACCTACTTCGATTCCAGGTCGAAGTTGATCGTATTATCCCCTTCTGCGACGGTGGCTTCCAGCGTGGTTTTCTTGTTGTATTTTTCGGGAACTGTTTCACTCCCCTGGTTGCCGAAGGGATCGTTGGCTTCGTCGAGGGTTGAAATCTTGACGCTGTGCTTGCCGAGCATGGCGCCCATTTCGTCACGAATGTAAACCAGTTCGTAGTTGCCGGAATCATCCGTGATCGCTGCCGAGGCACGGCCCGACTCGGGGTAGAACCGGACGTTGACTTTGGCCAGCGGCGCGCCGTCCATCGTCACGACACCGGAAACCGTGCCCAGTTTCGGCTGGTCGGCAGGAGCACCGCCACAGGCGGTCAGCAGCAGGGAAAGGGATAGAGTGAAGATCAGAGAAAATGTGTGTTTTGTCATCATCTTAAAAACTCGGGATCAATCAAAAAGAAAAGAGAGAATGCGTTCGCAACCAGCCTGTCCGAGGACGGGAGGGAATGCAGCACAACGGCCCGTTCAAGGAACCGTTGTGCCACAGGTTTGCGTATCACAATGTGGGTCACACGTCGTCGATTAAGTGAGCGACTTTAGAACTCGCCCAGGACGTGTCCGTCCTTCTCGTTGTTCAGCCACACATAGGTGTTGACGTCGATATTCTCCGACAGGAAGCGTACCGAACCGTCGGCCAGCATGATATGCACGCCGCCTACGTGCGGGCTCGACAGCGCGAACCGGTCTGCGACAGAACGGGCACCACCATTGATGAAGTCATCCGGTGCGTTGTAGCCGATGAAGTACACGTCTTCGGCCTGCAGTCCCCGTTCCCAGCCCCAGGAAGCAGTCCGGGCACCGATCCAGAGTTTACCCCCGAATTCATCACAGGCGACGCCACCACAGCTTCCGGTTGAGCCGGTCTCGTCCTGGGTCCTCACTTCACCCACCAGAATGGTGTTCGTGGTGCCGTCTCTGAAATCGCGGATCTGTAACTTTTTGTTGACGCCCATCACAATCCGCTCGGTCGCGTAATTGGACTTGCCATAACTTCCCTTGTCGGTGTTGATGCCTCCCATCGGATCGGAAGGGCAGTTGTACATCGGGATGATCGTCTTGGCGGAAGGGATCGAAGACCCCGAATAACCGATGTGCCAGTTCATCGTGAAACCGTTGGTCTCAGTGCCGATCTGATTGTAAAGCGGAGTCTGGTCCATGAAGGGCAGAATCATCGTGCCCCAGCCCAGTCCGTTTTTGTTGGCGGCTTCGGAAGCATCGCCGACTGTCTGGTTACCGTCGATCCAGCCGGGAGGAAAGGTACGGTGTGTGTCATGGTAATTGTGAAACGCGACCCCCATCTGCTTCAGATTATTTTTGCAGGTACTGCGGCGGGCCGCTTCTCGCGCCTGTTGCACTGCCGGCAGCAGCAGGGCGATCAAAATAGCAATAATGGCAATAACGACCAGGAGCTCAATTAAGGTGAAACCGCGGAATCGAATACCGCAGATCACGCCTCTGTTCCTCTTCATAAAAACGTAACCTCAAACTTAAATAATTAACATTACTGAAAAAAGAGTTGAGACGCTGGCCCATCTTAGTCAGATTTGAGTCGTAAATTCAATAATAATGTTAAGAAAGAAATTGTTTACGAGGAGAAAGGTGTTTACTGGAAATGGCTTGCAGCCAAAACCCGGGAGCAGGGATGCAGGTACACACACCTGTTAAAACAGGTAGACTTCCAGCGTAAGTTACAGAAAAATATCAGCTTACGCTCATTTGACGCCATTCCGCTCCAGTTGGGCCCGGGCACGGCCATGCCGCGGATTCCGCTCCAGGCAGGATTCGAAGTCGGCAGACGCTTCTTGCGCTCTTTCCAACGCCAGCCGAATCATCCCCCGGTCATACCAGGCATGGGCGTCCTCGGGGTTCAGTTCGATCGATTTCTCGATCAACTCCTCTGCATCGTTCAGCTGGTTCGCGCGGTAAGCCTGCATCGCCTTGAGACGCAGGGCCAGTGCCCGTTCGGTTTTCCCTTCGGCTGACAGACCCGCCTGTTCCAGAATCTCGGAAACACTCTGATGCAGTTCCGGATCTTTGGACGTCAGCGCGGCCCTTTGTGCCAGCACGCGCGCCTGGTTCCAGTCTCCCAGCAGACCCAGTGCCTGGGCGCGATAGAGCAGGATCTCCGCATTATTGATACTCATATTGTTGAGTTGTTGAATGGTCTCGCGCATCCGCTCGGGACGTTTCCGCTGCCGATCGACCTCGACCAGCCGCATCAGAAAAATCGGATGGTGCGTGCTCGGTCGCTCTCCCAGCAGCGCGAGCAGCTGTTCCAGTTCCCCCGCCAGCTCATCCAGTGAGCCTCCCGCAAGTCGTTTGTTGAATTCTTCCACCCGTCGATCGATTCCGTACTGCAGGCGGAACGGTTCAATGAAATTGGAACCCGGATGCAGCGGGACCGTGTGCTGGGCCCGTTCCAGTTTCAGCGCACACTGTTGGAATGCTTCCGTGTTGTCCGTCTTGCGGTGCGCCTGTAACTCCAGTTCGCGAAACTTCAGCGAACGGGGAACCCGCTGTATTGATTCCTGAATTAATGGCAGGGCTTCCTCGACGCGGTCAGAGCGAATCAACAGCTTGGCCAGTTGATAGCGGGCGGGCAGGAAGCCAAGATTTTCACGGAAGATCGCTTCCGCAGCTTCCGTCTGTTCCTCGCGCAGATAATTGCGGCCGATTTCATAGCGGATCTGCATCCGCTCCCGGTCTCCCTCGCGGCTCTGATCTGTTGTCGCCAGCAGTTCGCGATACTTGTTGGTACTCAAGTCAGTCCGACCGGTGCGCTCCAGGCAATAGGCGATGCGGCTCTCGGCGAGTCGGCTTTCCGGCACCAGCTCCGCAACCTGACCGAAGCAGAGCTCGGCATGGCTGTAGTATCCCTGTCCCAGCAGTGCCTCGCCCAGTCGCATCCAGTCGTAAGGGGCGTTCTGTTTCTTGAC contains:
- a CDS encoding carboxypeptidase-like regulatory domain-containing protein; this translates as MMTKHTFSLIFTLSLSLLLTACGGAPADQPKLGTVSGVVTMDGAPLAKVNVRFYPESGRASAAITDDSGNYELVYIRDEMGAMLGKHSVKISTLDEANDPFGNQGSETVPEKYNKKTTLEATVAEGDNTINFDLESK
- a CDS encoding tetratricopeptide repeat protein, which produces MLFRSLMILFVVEALFCGYFLFQRAARPEPVLPETRLMDPLFVEDIEPLVAQVKKQNAPYDWMRLGEALLGQGYYSHAELCFGQVAELVPESRLAESRIAYCLERTGRTDLSTNKYRELLATTDQSREGDRERMQIRYEIGRNYLREEQTEAAEAIFRENLGFLPARYQLAKLLIRSDRVEEALPLIQESIQRVPRSLKFRELELQAHRKTDNTEAFQQCALKLERAQHTVPLHPGSNFIEPFRLQYGIDRRVEEFNKRLAGGSLDELAGELEQLLALLGERPSTHHPIFLMRLVEVDRQRKRPERMRETIQQLNNMSINNAEILLYRAQALGLLGDWNQARVLAQRAALTSKDPELHQSVSEILEQAGLSAEGKTERALALRLKAMQAYRANQLNDAEELIEKSIELNPEDAHAWYDRGMIRLALERAQEASADFESCLERNPRHGRARAQLERNGVK
- a CDS encoding DUF1559 domain-containing protein, with product MKRNRGVICGIRFRGFTLIELLVVIAIIAILIALLLPAVQQAREAARRSTCKNNLKQMGVAFHNYHDTHRTFPPGWIDGNQTVGDASEAANKNGLGWGTMILPFMDQTPLYNQIGTETNGFTMNWHIGYSGSSIPSAKTIIPMYNCPSDPMGGINTDKGSYGKSNYATERIVMGVNKKLQIRDFRDGTTNTILVGEVRTQDETGSTGSCGGVACDEFGGKLWIGARTASWGWERGLQAEDVYFIGYNAPDDFINGGARSVADRFALSSPHVGGVHIMLADGSVRFLSENIDVNTYVWLNNEKDGHVLGEF